The Drosophila innubila isolate TH190305 chromosome 3R unlocalized genomic scaffold, UK_Dinn_1.0 2_E_3R, whole genome shotgun sequence genome has a segment encoding these proteins:
- the LOC117790039 gene encoding complexin isoform X3: MAAFIAKQMVGNQLSAVKGGDGGDDGDDKEKAEEEERERQEAIREAEERRKEKHRKMEEEREKMRQDIRDKYNIKKKEEIVEAAPQEEPNPLMRKKKTPEELAAEAEQEELDDFTKLKNQIETQVNELKTQIEGKCVMQ; this comes from the exons ATGGCGGCGTTCATTGCGAAACAGATGGTTGGAAACCAATTAAGTGCCGTTAAAG GAGGTGATGGTGGCGATGATGGCGATGATAAGGAAAAGgcagaggaggaggagagAGAGCGTCAGGAGGCCATACGTGAGGCTGAAGAGCGACGCAAGGAGAAGCATCGTAAGATGGAAGAAGAGCGCGAAAAAATGAGACAGGATATACGCGATAAG TACAACATCAAGAAAAAGGAGGAAATTGTCGAGGCAGCGCCACAAGAGGAGCCCAATCCGCTGATGCGAAAAAAGAAGACGCCCGAGGAGTTGGCCGCCGAGGCAGAGCAGGAAGAGCTCGACGATTTTACAA AACtgaaaaatcaaatagaaaCGCAAGTAAATGAGCTAAAAACTCAAATAGAGGGAAAATGTGTCATGCAGTGA
- the LOC117790039 gene encoding complexin isoform X2, with amino-acid sequence MAAFIAKQMVGNQLSAVKGAVGGDGGDDGDDKEKAEEEERERQEAIREAEERRKEKHRKMEEEREKMRQDIRDKYNIKKKEEIVEAAPQEEPNPLMRKKKTPEELAAEAEQEELDDFTKLKNQIETQVNELKTQIEGKCVMQ; translated from the exons ATGGCGGCGTTCATTGCGAAACAGATGGTTGGAAACCAATTAAGTGCCGTTAAAG gCGCTGTAGGAGGTGATGGTGGCGATGATGGCGATGATAAGGAAAAGgcagaggaggaggagagAGAGCGTCAGGAGGCCATACGTGAGGCTGAAGAGCGACGCAAGGAGAAGCATCGTAAGATGGAAGAAGAGCGCGAAAAAATGAGACAGGATATACGCGATAAG TACAACATCAAGAAAAAGGAGGAAATTGTCGAGGCAGCGCCACAAGAGGAGCCCAATCCGCTGATGCGAAAAAAGAAGACGCCCGAGGAGTTGGCCGCCGAGGCAGAGCAGGAAGAGCTCGACGATTTTACAA AACtgaaaaatcaaatagaaaCGCAAGTAAATGAGCTAAAAACTCAAATAGAGGGAAAATGTGTCATGCAGTGA
- the LOC117790039 gene encoding complexin isoform X1, which produces MAAFIAKQMVGNQLSAVKDAAGGGGDGGDDGDDKEKAEEEERERQEAIREAEERRKEKHRKMEEEREKMRQDIRDKYNIKKKEEIVEAAPQEEPNPLMRKKKTPEELAAEAEQEELDDFTKLKNQIETQVNELKTQIEGKCVMQ; this is translated from the exons ATGGCGGCGTTCATTGCGAAACAGATGGTTGGAAACCAATTAAGTGCCGTTAAAG ATGCTGCAGGCGGCG GAGGTGATGGTGGCGATGATGGCGATGATAAGGAAAAGgcagaggaggaggagagAGAGCGTCAGGAGGCCATACGTGAGGCTGAAGAGCGACGCAAGGAGAAGCATCGTAAGATGGAAGAAGAGCGCGAAAAAATGAGACAGGATATACGCGATAAG TACAACATCAAGAAAAAGGAGGAAATTGTCGAGGCAGCGCCACAAGAGGAGCCCAATCCGCTGATGCGAAAAAAGAAGACGCCCGAGGAGTTGGCCGCCGAGGCAGAGCAGGAAGAGCTCGACGATTTTACAA AACtgaaaaatcaaatagaaaCGCAAGTAAATGAGCTAAAAACTCAAATAGAGGGAAAATGTGTCATGCAGTGA
- the LOC117790039 gene encoding complexin isoform X5: protein MNFIGGDGGDDGDDKEKAEEEERERQEAIREAEERRKEKHRKMEEEREKMRQDIRDKYNIKKKEEIVEAAPQEEPNPLMRKKKTPEELAAEAEQEELDDFTKLKNQIETQVNELKTQIEGKCVMQ from the exons ATGAATTTCATTG GAGGTGATGGTGGCGATGATGGCGATGATAAGGAAAAGgcagaggaggaggagagAGAGCGTCAGGAGGCCATACGTGAGGCTGAAGAGCGACGCAAGGAGAAGCATCGTAAGATGGAAGAAGAGCGCGAAAAAATGAGACAGGATATACGCGATAAG TACAACATCAAGAAAAAGGAGGAAATTGTCGAGGCAGCGCCACAAGAGGAGCCCAATCCGCTGATGCGAAAAAAGAAGACGCCCGAGGAGTTGGCCGCCGAGGCAGAGCAGGAAGAGCTCGACGATTTTACAA AACtgaaaaatcaaatagaaaCGCAAGTAAATGAGCTAAAAACTCAAATAGAGGGAAAATGTGTCATGCAGTGA
- the LOC117790039 gene encoding complexin isoform X4 — translation MNFIGAVGGDGGDDGDDKEKAEEEERERQEAIREAEERRKEKHRKMEEEREKMRQDIRDKYNIKKKEEIVEAAPQEEPNPLMRKKKTPEELAAEAEQEELDDFTKLKNQIETQVNELKTQIEGKCVMQ, via the exons ATGAATTTCATTG gCGCTGTAGGAGGTGATGGTGGCGATGATGGCGATGATAAGGAAAAGgcagaggaggaggagagAGAGCGTCAGGAGGCCATACGTGAGGCTGAAGAGCGACGCAAGGAGAAGCATCGTAAGATGGAAGAAGAGCGCGAAAAAATGAGACAGGATATACGCGATAAG TACAACATCAAGAAAAAGGAGGAAATTGTCGAGGCAGCGCCACAAGAGGAGCCCAATCCGCTGATGCGAAAAAAGAAGACGCCCGAGGAGTTGGCCGCCGAGGCAGAGCAGGAAGAGCTCGACGATTTTACAA AACtgaaaaatcaaatagaaaCGCAAGTAAATGAGCTAAAAACTCAAATAGAGGGAAAATGTGTCATGCAGTGA
- the LOC117790035 gene encoding uncharacterized protein LOC117790035, with protein sequence MYREVFVVFILAGTVLAASVVNVDNNVLNFGQQLEQFLDNSISPCQDFYGYVCGRSSNVNQTLRRQQEQQHLQQLIKATKPGQLLDMELQLINFYKSCENNRGAEVLRTSPLYRNSGGWPALEATNRTLNWLGLIGYFHEMGAPYIFETKISMQSNRRLVTIQPDLTRRHTMRKFEQRVGELLQEFGVEQSRAHVASLEVLSLERSRRDIVKMERIDEPVQFSYANFKRSSLGNVSMSRLDWDGYFKKLLGGKTLQPTDTIVVKQLPRLVDYMQLLQNTSMHRLLNWIWIDYLIDIAAADCQQLVETYAGDVYAHLLQRVSADRVQLTQMYAAIGKSYKSQLSGSIWIDEISEQASQDFLGQIMHLTLTGDDRLNDAYHDLQLGRRSFYRNMEKLRRFQHKRLTINMASLPMRQYAQIFDTVNGLWPQLNVSTPLNYVLVGERFARSLIAAGSSSRTPGAWRSMDSERQFTAFQNCSHVPTTDSMINANDLLLGMLGQRQAWSCYTQWLGQQAAATMRLNTLLAAGRIQLSLQRLYFIGSLLVDCRESQPGAVQQERKRQLQHAILRNSPEFTEAFGCRIGDALYAQQQRCKLSPSV encoded by the exons ATGTATCGAGAAGTGTTTGTTGTGTTCATTTTAGCTGGCACTGTGCTCGCTGCCAGCGTTGTTAACGTCGACAACAATGTGCTGAATTTTGGCCAGCAGTTGGAGCAGTTTTTGGACAACAGCATATCGCCATGTCAGGATTTTTATGGCTATGTTTGCGGACGCAGTTCCAATGTCAATCAGACACTGCGTCGgcagcaggaacagcagcATCTCCAGCAGCTGATCAAGGCAACAAAGCCTGGCCAGTTACTGGACATGGAGCTGCAGctgattaatttttacaagTCCTGCGAGAATAATCGTGGTGCCGAGGTGTTAAGAACATCTCCGCTTTATAGGAACAGCGGCGGCTGGCCAGCTCTGGAGGCGACCAATCGGACATTGAATTGGCTGGGATTGATTGGATACTTTCACGAGATGGGTGCACCCTACATCTTTGAGACCAAGATTAGCATGCAGTCCAACAGGCGATTGGTAACAATTCAACCGGACCTCACCAGACGCCACACAATGCGCAAATTCGAGCAGCGTGTGGGAGAATTGTTGCAAGAATTTGGCGTGGAACAAAGTCGAGCTCATGTGGCATCGCTGGAGGTGCTCAGCCTGGAGCGCAGTCGCCGTGACATTGTCAAGATGGAGCGCATTGACGAACCGGTGCAGTTTAGTTATGCCAATTTCAAGCGCAGCTCATTGGGAAATGTGTCAATGAGTCGCCTCGACTGGGATGGTTACTTCAAGAAGCTGCTGGGCGGGAAGACGCTGCAACCGACGGATACGATTGTGGTGAAGCAACTGCCTCGACTCGTGGACTATATGCAGCTGTTGCAAAACACAAGCATGCACCGCCTGCTCAATTGGATATGGATTGATTATCTCATTG ACATTGCTGCCGCCGACTGTCAGCAGCTGGTGGAGACTTACGCTGGTGATGTCTACGCTCATCTGTTGCAACGTGTGAGCGCGGATCGCGTGCAGTTGACCCAAATGTATGCTGCCATTGGCAAATCTTACAAGTCACAGCTGTCGGGCAGCATTTGGATCGATGAGATCTCTGAGCAGGCCTCCCAGGACTTTTTGGGTCAGATCATGCATCTAACGCTAACTGGAGACGATCGTCTGAACGATGCCTACCATGATTTACAGCTGGGCAGAAGAAGCTTCTATCGGAATATGGAAAAGTTGCGTCGCTTCCAGCACAAGAGACTGACGATCAATATGGCTTCACTGCCGATGCGGCAATATGCGCAAATCTTCGATACTGTCAACGGTTTGTGGCCCCAACTGAATGTGAGCACTCCGTTGAACTATGTGCTGGTGGGAGAGCGTTTCGCACGTTCCCTAATCGCCGCTGGGAGCAGCAGTCGCACTCCTGGCGCCTGGCGCAGCATGGACTCGGAACGACAGTTTACCGCCTTCCAGAACTGCAGTCATGTGCCCACCACGGACAGCATGATTAATGCCAACGATCTGTTATTGGGTATGCTCGGCCAGCGTCAGGCTTGGAGTTGCTACACACAATGGCTGGGCCAACAAGCGGCGGCAACAATGCGTCTAAACACTCTGCTCGCCGCGGGCCGCATCCAGTTGTCTCTGCAGCGACTCTACTTCATTGGCAGCCTGCTCGTGGACTGCCGCGAGAGTCAGCCGGGTGCAGTGCAGCAGGAGCGTAAgaggcagctgcaacatgCCATCTTGCGTAACTCGCCCGAGTTCACGGAGGCTTTTGGTTGCCGCATTGGCGATGCGCTCTacgcgcagcagcagcgctgcAAACTTAGTCCAAGTGtgtaa